Proteins encoded together in one Longimicrobium sp. window:
- a CDS encoding heme lyase CcmF/NrfE family subunit — MIRLLGDLAVAAALALALGGVLSAFRRGPAGPRAALAEVKTFAGLVFACLTVAALAMVVALVTHDFSVGYVAQVGSRSTPLFYTVISLWGALEGSILFWGWVLALYTAVVAFRASDSLGELKRYALGTLLAIGCFFFLLLAGPASPFTLVSPAPPDGPGPNPLLQNHVLMGVHPPLLYLGYVGMSVPFAFAVGSLLARRDDLAWIRVTRRWTLTAWLFLSLAIVAGMWWSYEVLGWGGYWAWDPVENASFMPWLTATAFLHSVLVQERRGMLKLWNVSLIVSTFLLTILGTFLTRSGVLSSVHAFANGPIGYYFLGFIALTLVLSLALVAGRSDALKSEGHLDSAASRETVFLFNNLLLTAFTFTVLLGTLFPLVAEAVRGVKLSVGGPFFNRMTLPLCVALLFLAGVGPALPWRAARREVLREKLLWPTAAFALVVVLSLVFRVPNAYAVLAFGFGAFCLTSNAQEFARGTASRVRANGENPLAALGRLVAANRHRYGGYVAHLGVVTLAVGVAASSTYRAEYERTLRMGETMRAGGYELQLVRLWAADEPQRFVVGADVKVSREGRELGVLDPRTNFYRTRAEPVPTPAVRSRLTDLYLNLMAFERDGSSATISAVVEPLVAAIWIGGAIVALGALIALWPERRRPAPRRVPAPPGPAREALPEREAVGAGD, encoded by the coding sequence TTGATCCGTCTGCTCGGCGACCTCGCCGTCGCCGCCGCCCTGGCGCTGGCGCTCGGGGGCGTGCTGTCCGCCTTCCGGCGCGGCCCCGCCGGCCCGCGCGCCGCGCTGGCCGAGGTGAAGACCTTCGCCGGCCTGGTCTTCGCCTGCCTCACCGTGGCCGCCCTGGCGATGGTCGTGGCGCTGGTGACGCACGACTTCAGCGTGGGGTACGTGGCCCAGGTGGGGAGCCGCTCCACCCCGCTCTTCTACACGGTGATCTCCCTGTGGGGGGCGCTGGAGGGCTCGATCCTCTTCTGGGGATGGGTGCTGGCGCTGTACACCGCCGTGGTCGCCTTCCGCGCGTCCGACTCGCTGGGCGAGCTCAAGCGCTACGCGCTGGGGACGCTGCTGGCGATCGGGTGCTTCTTCTTCCTCCTCCTGGCGGGCCCGGCCTCGCCGTTCACCCTGGTGAGCCCGGCGCCGCCCGACGGCCCCGGGCCCAACCCGCTGCTGCAGAACCACGTGCTGATGGGGGTGCACCCGCCGCTCCTGTACCTGGGCTACGTGGGGATGAGCGTGCCCTTCGCCTTCGCGGTGGGCTCGCTCCTGGCGCGGCGCGACGACCTGGCGTGGATCCGCGTCACCCGCCGCTGGACGCTCACGGCGTGGCTCTTCCTGTCGCTGGCGATCGTGGCCGGGATGTGGTGGAGCTACGAGGTGCTGGGGTGGGGCGGCTACTGGGCGTGGGACCCGGTCGAGAACGCCTCCTTCATGCCCTGGCTCACGGCGACGGCGTTCCTGCACTCGGTGCTGGTGCAGGAGCGGCGGGGGATGCTGAAGCTGTGGAACGTGTCGCTGATCGTCTCCACCTTCCTGCTGACGATCCTGGGGACGTTCCTCACCCGGAGCGGCGTGCTCTCCTCGGTGCACGCCTTCGCCAACGGGCCGATCGGCTACTACTTCCTGGGCTTCATCGCGCTCACGCTCGTCCTCTCCCTGGCGCTGGTCGCCGGGCGGAGCGACGCGCTGAAAAGCGAGGGGCACCTGGACAGCGCGGCGTCGCGGGAGACGGTGTTCCTCTTCAACAACCTGCTGCTGACGGCCTTCACCTTCACGGTGCTGCTGGGGACGCTCTTCCCGCTGGTGGCCGAGGCGGTGCGGGGGGTGAAGCTCAGCGTGGGCGGCCCCTTCTTCAACCGGATGACGCTGCCGCTCTGCGTGGCGCTCCTCTTCCTGGCCGGCGTGGGCCCCGCGCTCCCCTGGCGGGCGGCGCGCCGCGAGGTGCTGCGCGAGAAGCTGCTCTGGCCCACGGCGGCGTTCGCGCTCGTGGTCGTCCTTTCCCTCGTCTTCCGCGTCCCGAACGCCTACGCGGTGCTGGCGTTCGGCTTCGGCGCGTTCTGCCTGACGAGCAACGCGCAGGAGTTCGCGCGGGGAACGGCCAGCCGGGTGCGCGCGAACGGCGAGAACCCGCTGGCCGCGCTGGGTCGCCTGGTGGCGGCCAACCGGCACCGCTACGGGGGGTACGTGGCGCACCTGGGGGTGGTGACGCTGGCGGTGGGCGTGGCCGCCTCGTCCACCTACCGCGCGGAGTACGAGCGGACGCTCCGGATGGGCGAGACGATGCGCGCCGGCGGCTACGAGCTGCAGCTGGTGCGGCTGTGGGCGGCGGACGAGCCGCAGCGCTTCGTCGTCGGCGCCGACGTGAAGGTGTCGCGGGAGGGGCGCGAGCTGGGCGTGCTGGACCCGCGCACCAACTTCTACCGCACCCGCGCCGAGCCCGTCCCCACGCCGGCGGTGCGCAGCCGGCTGACGGACCTGTACCTGAACCTGATGGCGTTCGAGCGCGACGGCTCCTCGGCCACGATCTCGGCGGTGGTCGAGCCGCTGGTGGCGGCGATCTGGATCGGCGGGGCGATCGTGGCGCTGGGCGCGCTGATCGCGCTCTGGCCGGAGCGCAGGAGGCCCGCGCCGCGCCGCGTCCCCGCGCCGCCCGGGCCGGCGCGGGAGGCGCTCCCGGAGCGCGAGGCCGTGGGCGCCGGAGACTGA
- a CDS encoding redoxin domain-containing protein has product MNWKRVAIVLAALVPLIGLLAFGLTRDPRELDSPLPGRAAPRFALPVFTDPTGQPLGRTVSLDQHRGQVVVLNFWASWCLACRDEHRTLSAVAERYRGRGVQFYGVLYNDSPENGERWIEEMGGQVYPGLRDAGARTAIDYGLYGVPETFFIAPDGRVAYKHVGPVTEAVLVQWIEKLRAPGQDGAS; this is encoded by the coding sequence ATGAACTGGAAGCGCGTGGCGATCGTGCTGGCGGCGCTGGTGCCGCTGATCGGGCTGCTGGCCTTCGGGCTCACCCGCGACCCGCGGGAGCTGGACTCGCCGCTCCCCGGGCGGGCGGCGCCGCGGTTCGCGCTCCCGGTCTTCACCGACCCCACCGGCCAGCCGCTGGGGCGCACGGTGAGCCTGGACCAGCACCGGGGGCAGGTGGTGGTGCTGAACTTCTGGGCGAGCTGGTGCCTGGCCTGCCGCGACGAGCACCGCACCCTCTCCGCGGTGGCCGAGCGCTACCGGGGGAGGGGGGTGCAGTTCTACGGCGTGCTCTACAACGACTCGCCCGAGAACGGCGAGCGCTGGATCGAGGAGATGGGCGGGCAGGTGTACCCCGGCCTGCGGGACGCCGGCGCGCGCACGGCCATCGACTACGGCCTCTACGGCGTGCCGGAGACGTTCTTCATCGCCCCCGACGGCCGCGTCGCCTACAAGCACGTGGGCCCGGTGACCGAGGCCGTGCTGGTGCAGTGGATCGAAAAGCTGCGCGCC